GTGCTCGAATACAACACCCGCTTTGGCGATCCCGAGACGCAGGCCGTGCTGCCGCGGCTCGAATCGGACCTGGTCGAGATCTTCAAGGCGGCCTGCGAACCCGGCGGTCTGGCCGGTGTCCCGATCGAGTTCTCCGGGGACTGGGCCGTCACCGTAGTGCTCGCCTCGGCCGGGTACCCGGAGTCGTCCTCGACGGGCGACGTGATCGAGGGGCTGGACCGGGCGGCGGAGCTGGCCGAGGTCGGCCACGCCGGAACGGCTAAGCGTGACGGGCAGATCGTGACCGCCGGTGGCCGGGTCCTCAACCTCACCGGTCTCGGACCCGATGCAGCAACCGCGCGCCAACGCGCTTACGATGCGGCTGAGGCGATCAACTTCGACGGCAAACAGATGCGCACCGATATCGCCACCCGAGCGGTTCAGCGCGCCGGATAGGAAAAGAACCAGTGAGCGATCCAACCCAGTCAACCGAACCCCAGATCGAGCCCCAGACCCTGACCTCGGTCGAGCAGCTGTTCGAGGAAGTCGAAGTCGATGAGCCCCAGGTCGGGATCATCATGGGGTCGAAGAACGACAAGCCGACGATGCAACCCGCCGGAGCCGCCCTCGAAGACGCCGGCATCCGCTACGAAGTGCGGGTCATGTCGGCCCACCGTGACCCGAAACTCGTCACCGACTACTGCACCAACGCCCGCATGCGCGGCCTCAAGGTGATCATTGCCGGAGCCGGCATGTCGGCCGCCCTGCCCGGGGTCGCCGCCGCCCACACCGACCTGCCCGTGATCGGCGTGCCGATCCTCGGCAAGTCGCTCGGCGGACTCGACGCCCTGCTCTCCGCGGTGCAGATGCCGCCGGGGATCCCGGTCGCCTGCGTCGCGATCGACGGCGCCAAGAACGCCGGTGTGCTGGCCGCGCGCATTCTGAACATCTAGACAGAGGAAACCGATGATCGAGCGTTACACCCGCCCCGCAATGGGCGAAGTCTGGACAAGCAAGTCCAAGATGGACGGCTGGCTCGCGGTCGAGCTCGCGGCGACCGACGCCTGGGCCGCCGAAGGCTTCGTCCCGGCCGAAGCCGCCGCCGTCTGCCGTAAGAAAGCGGAATTCACCGTCGAAGCGGTCAACGAGCGCGAAGCGACCACGAACCACGACGTCGCCGCGTTCATCGACGTGGTCGCCGCTTCGATCGGCGAAGAGGGCCGCTGGATCCACTACGGCCTGACCTCTTCCGACGTGCTCGACACCGCGCTCGCCACCCAGCTGACCCGGGCCGGCGTGATCCTGATCGAAGGCGCCACCGCGTACCGCGACAACCTGGTGAAACTTGCCCTTGAACACCGCGACACCCTCTGTGTCGGCCGGACTCACGGAGTCCACGCCGAACCGACGACCTTCGGCCTGCGCATGGCCGGCTTCGCGTTCGAGGCCGACCGGAACCTTGCCCGCCTGAAGAGCGCCGCCGCACAGGTCGCGATGGGCAAGCTCTCCGGCGCGGTCGGCACCTACGCCTCGGTGCCGCCCACGATCGAGCGCCGCGTCATGGAGACGCTCGGGCTCCAACGCGAGGAAATCGCGACCCAGGTCATCCCGCGCGACCGCCACGCCGAGTTGCTCAGCGCGATTGCGCTGGCCGGAGCGGGGATCGAGCGTTTCGCCACCGAGATCCGGCACCTGCAGCGGACCGAGGTCCGCGAGGCCGAAGAGCCGTTTGCCAGCGGCGAGCAGAAAGGCTCGTCAGCGATGCCGCACAAGCGCAACCCGATCCGCACCGAGCGCCTCACCGGACTGGCCCGGCTGCTGCGCGGCTACGCCCAGACCGGCCTGGAGAACGTCGCCCTCTGGCACGAACGCGACATCTCGCACTCCGGTGCCGAGCGCGTGATCCTGCCAGACGCCACGATCACCCTCGATTACATGCACCACGTCGTCAACCAGGTCACTTCGGGCCTCGTGGTCCACGTCGACCGCTTGCGCTCCAACCTCGAACTGACCCACGGCGCCCTGTTCAGCCAGCGGGCGCTGACCGCCCTGGTCGAGGGCGGCATGTCCCGGGATGACGCCTACCGGATGGTCCAGTCCGCCGCTCACGAGGCCTTCGATAACGGCGTTCCGTTCCGCACGCTGATCGGCGCGGCCGCTCCACAGCTCGACCTCGACGTGATCTTCGACTACGACGCCTACCTGACCCACCTGCCCGAGGTCTTCGAGCGCCTCGAGGCCATCCGTTAGGGCTGCTGGCGCTACGCTGCCCGCATGATCCTTTACACGTGTGGCCAGAAGACCCACGCCCCCGGCGCCCTGCATCCCTGCGCCAAGGCGGGAAATGCGCTCGATGCGGCGGGATACGACTACGAGATCAAGACCACGGCCGGCTATCGCCTGCTTCCCTGGACTTGGAAGGCACGAGACGAGGGCCGCAAAGAGGTCGAGAAGTTGAGCGGAACCAAGGAAGTGCCGATCCTCGTGCTCGATGACGGCGAAGTCATCTCCGACTCGTCCGCGATCGCCAAGTGGGCGAAAGAACATCCCGCTCCCATCACGTAGGGGCAAGTGGCGCCCGGGAATTGCCTGAGCGGCGCCTGACTTCGTCGACGGCCGGGAATGTCAGCTCAAGTACGTGAGTACGATCGCGGACATTCCCGACCTTTACTCCTCGCCAGCCGCTCGCAGGCAGTTCCCGAGCACCACTTGCTCGATGTCTCGAACAGCCGAGCACTGGGAGCCTCAGAGGGCCGACGAAGCCAGGCGCGCTTAGGTCGTTCCTGAGGGCCACCCGCCACCTCAGGTCACCCGGGGAAAGTGGCGCCGATCGCTCCGCTTACCTTCACGATCTCTCCGCCGAAACCTACGACGTAGAGGTTGCCGGCCTGGAATCCCTTTTTTCCGGCTCCGAAGGCCAGGTTCGACGGTTGCTTGAGACCGGAGGCGACCACACAGATGCGTTTCTTCGAATCGATCTTCCAGACCTGTCCGGCTCCCCAGGCGGCGGCGTAGAGGCTGCCTTCGTTGTCCCGTGTCAGGCCATCGAGGATCACGGTGCCCGGATCGGGCGACATCGCGTAGGTGATGATGTTGCTCGGGTCGGCGATTTCGATCCGCGAAATCCTCGAGGGCGCGAGGAAGGTCTGGTTTGCGTAGAGGTACTTGCCGCCGCGGCTGATCGTCAAGCCGTTGGCTCCGGCCAACGTGGCCCAGCCGTTGGTGGTCGTTCCGTCCTTGATCCGGTCCAGCTTTGTGCCGAGGTCGTTCGAGGCGAAAATCGTTCCGTTCCTGGCCCGGGTGATGCCGTTGGCCATGCCGAGGTCGTCCGCAACCACGGTCTTTTTTCCGTTGACCGGATTGACGCTGTACAGACCGGCCTTGGGGTCGGTGTCTCCGGTGCTGCCGTTGGCAACTGAATTGCCATAGCCCCAAAGCAGCTTGCGGCCGGACCAGGCCAACCCGCCGGGACCGGGTGGTCCGTCGACCAGGGGGATCGGAGTGTCGCCGGGCTTCTGGATCTTGAGGAGCTGGCCGGAGCCCGTGGCTACGCCCGACGGAGTCCCCGCAAAGTAGAGCCGGCCGGCGTTGCCGACGATTACTGATTCGAGCACTCCCTGGTCCGTGTAGAGCGTCTTCTGCGAATAGGTGCCGTCGCAAAGCGGTATTTCGGCAGCCGCCGATGCGGCAAAAAACGCAAATAGCGCGGAGAAAAGGACAGTGGTCGAGGCGAGAGTTCGGCGCATGGAAGGTAAAGATACTCTTGCAGCCGATGCTGAAATCGATTGAAGATCTGAAACTCCACTCATCCGGCAAGGTCCGCGAGATCTATGAGATCGAGGATGACCTGCTTCTGGTCGCTTCCGATCGCATCTCGATCTACGACGTGATCATGCCCACCAGGATCCCGGACAAGGGCAAGGTCCTGACCCAGATGTCGAATTTCTGGTTCGAGAACACGGTCGCCATCGTGCCGAACCACTTCATCTCGAACGACGTTCCCGAAGAGGTGGAAGGCCGGGCGGTGCGCGTGCGCAAGCTCGTGATGTACCCGATCGAATGTGTGGTCCGCGGCTACCTCTCCGGCTCCGGCTGGAACGAGTACCAGGAGTCCGGAGCCGTCTGCGGCGTCGGGCTGCCGGAAGGGCTCCGGGAATCCGACAAGCTGCCGCGGCCGATCTTCACCCCGGCGACCAAGGCCGAGCTCGGTGACCACGACGAGAACATCGACTTCGAACGGGCGGCCGAAATCGTCGGCGACCGGGCCCTGATGGAAGAGCTGCGCCGGGTAGCGATCGAGATCTACGAATTCGGCGCGAACCACGCGGCCCGGAGCGGCATCATCCTGGCCGACACCAAGTTCGAGTTCGGCAGCCACGCCGGCGCCGAGATCGTGCTCGGCGACGAAGTGCTGACCCCCGACTCCTCGCGCTACTGGCCGGCCGACCTCTACGAGCCCGGAAAGACGCAGCCCTCCTTCGACAAGCAGTTCGTGCGCGACTGGGCCAACGCCACCGGCTGGGACCACTCGCCGCCGGCCCCGGAGTTGCCCGACGACGTAGTCACCCAGACCCGCGACAAATACCGCGAGGCCTACGAGCGCATCACCGGTAAGACACTTTGATCTCCGCCCGTGTCCTGATCCGGCCGAAAGAAGGCATCCTCGACGCCCAGGGCAAAGCCGTCGAGAGCGCGCTGCCGGCACTCGGGTTCGACGGGATCGAGCACGTACGGGTCGGCCGCATCGTCGAGCTCAAGGCCGAGAACGCCGACCGGCTCGAAGAACTCTGCGAGAAGCTGCTCGCCAACCCGCTGATCGAGGACTACGAAATCGAGGTCCTGTGATCTGGGGTGTGCTTCAGTTCCCCGGATCCTGCGACGAGCGTGACGCCCAGAACGCCTGCGAGCTGGCCGGTGCCGAGACCCGTCTGGTCTGGCACGAAGAAACCGACCTGAGCGGCATCGACGGCATCGTCGTGCCGGGTGGCTTCTCGTACGGCGACTACCTGAGGGTCGGCGCGATCGCGCGTTTCGCCCCGGCGATGAACGCGGTCGCCGATTTCGCCGCGGCCGGAGGCCCCGTGCTCGGCATCTGCAACGGCTTTCAGGTCCTCTGCGAAAGCGGGCTGCTGCCGGGGGCGCTATTGACCAACGAAAGCACCCGCTTCATCTGCCGCCAGGGCGACTTGGTGGTCGGCGACGCCGACTCGCCATTCCTCTCCGGGATGTCGCCGGGCGAGACACTCTCGATCCCTTTCAAGCACCAGACCGGGCGGTACTTCGCGCCGCCGGAGATGCTCGAGCAGATCGAGGCCAACGACCAGGTCGCGTTCCGTTACGCCGAAGGGCAGAACCCGAACGGCTCGTTGAACGACATCGCCGGCGTGGTCAACGAAGCCGGCAACGTGATCGGCCTGATGCCGCACCCCGAGCACGCGGTCGATGCGCTGACCGGATCCACCGACGGCCTCAAGCTGTTCCGCGGTCCCGCCCGAGTGGAGGCCTGAGTGGCGAAACATCGCGAGCTCGGGCTGACCGACGCCGAATTCGACCTGATCCTGGAGAAGATGGGGCGCGAGCCGAACGGCGTCGAGCTGGCGATGTTCTCGCTGCTCTGGTCCGAGCACTGCGCCTACAAACACTCGAAGAAGCTCCTTGGCAAGCTCCCGACCGACGGCCCGCGTGTGGTCATGGGTCCGGGCGAGAACGCCGGCGCGGTCGACATCGGCAGCGGCTGGTCGATCGCCTTCAAGGTCGAATCGCACAACCACCCGAGCGCGGTCGAGCCCTTCCAGGGGGCGGCAACCGGGGTCGGCGGCATCCTGCGCGACGTGATCGCCCTCGGCGCCCGGCCGATCGCCATCCTCGACTCCCTGCGTTTCGGTGAGCTCGATTCCGAGCGCACCCGGTACCTGGTCGACGGCGTGGTCCGCGGGATCGGCCACTACGGAAACTCGATGGGCATCCCGACGGTCGGCGGCGAGATCTACTTCGAAGCACCCTATGAGCAGAACTGCCTGGTCAACGCAATGTGCGTCGGCATCGCCCGCACCGACGAGATGGTGCGGGCCGCCGCGGAGGGCACCGGCAATCAGGTCGTGCTCTTCGGGTCGAAGACCGGACGTGACGGGATCGGGGGGGCTTCGGTCCTGGCTTCGGCCGAATTCGGCGAAGACGACGAAGGCAAACGACCAACGGTCCAGATCGGTGATCCCTTCGAAGAATCCAAGGTGCTCGAGTGTTGTCAGGAACTGCTGGCCGCCGACCTGCTGGTCTCACTGCAGGACCTCGGCGCCGCCGGGCTGACCTCCTCCGCGGGCGAGATGGCCTCGGCCGGTGGTACCGGGATCGACATCGACGTCGGCAAGGTCCCGCTGCGCGAAGCCGACATGGAACCGTTCGAGATCATGGTCTCCGAATCGCAGGAGCGCATGCTGGCGGTGGTCGAGCCCGGCAAAGTTGAAGAGGTGCTGGCGCTCTGCACCAAATGGCAGACCGACTCCGCGGTGATCGGCGAGGTGACCGATACCGGCTCCTTCCGGATTCTCAAGAACGGCGAGACCGTCGGCGACATCGCTGTCGAGGACCTGGTCGACGGATGCCCGCTCTATGACCTCGAGCCAGACGAGCCGGCCGAATGGATCTACCCGAATTACGTCACCCTGCGCGAAGGCGCCGACGCCAGTGAGATAACGCTCTCGCTGCTCGGCTCCTCCTCGATCGCTTCGAAGCGATGGGCCTACGACCAGTACGACTCGGTGGTCGGCTCCCGCACCGTCCACCGTGCCGGCGCCGCCGATGCAGCGGTGTTGAACATCCCCGAATCCGACCGGGCGATTGCGATCGCGATCGACGGCAACGGCCGCCGCGTCGCCTGCTCCCCCCGCCTGGGAACGATCGAAGCGACGCTCGAATGCGCCGCCAACCTGGCCTGCGTCGGTGCCGAGCCGCTCGGCGTCACCAACTGCCTCAACTTCGGCAACCCGGAAAAGCCGACCGTCGCCTGGCAGCTCAGCCAGTCGATCGACGGCCTGGCCGACGCCTGCCGCGCGCTCGAACTCCCGGTGGTCGGCGGAAACGTCTCGCTCTACAACGAGACCCCGACCGGTCCGATCTACCCGACCCCGGTGATCGGCATGGTCGGCGAGCTGCCCGACCCCGAGACCTGCGCCGGCGAGCCCTGGCGGGACGGCGACTGGATCGCCCTGGCCGGGCCGTTCAATCCTTCATTGGCCGGCTCCGAGCTCGAGAAGGCCCGTGGCCAGCTCGGCAAAGGCCTGCCCGAGGTCGAGATCGAACCGGCCCGCGCCGCGATCGAGCTGATCCGGGAGAGCGTCCGCGCCGGCACCATCCGCACGGTCACCGACGTCTCCGACGGCGGCGTCGCCACTGTGCTCTCGGAGCTCGCACTCGGCTCCGGCGTCGGCTGCAAGGTCACGCTCGACCCGGTCATCGTCCAGCGCGACTGCTCCGAAGAAGACGCTCTCTTCGGCGAAGGCTCCGGCGGCTTCATCCTCGCCGGTGACCGCCAGTCGATCGAACTGCTCGGCGGCCAGGGAGTCCAGATCGAAATGCTCGGCCGGGCTCAAGGCAACGAGATCCGGATCCAGGCCGGCGACACCGCGGTCGACATCCTCGTCGCCGAAGCGAAGGCGTCGTTCGAGTCCCTGGCCCACCGCATCGAGCTGTAGTTCTTGAAGACCAGGAAGACGACCACCGACACGACCGAGACGCGTCGCGACCTCGCGGCCCAGGCGGCCCGGCCGCTTCGGAACTACCTCGTGACCGAGACCGGCAGCGCCGGCCTGTTGCTGGCCGCGGCGGTCATCGCCCTGGTCTGGGTGAACTCGCCCTTTTCTGATTCCTACAACTCCCTCTGGGACACCGTTCTCGCCATAAACCTCGGCGACTGGTCGATCTCGCTCGACCTGCGCGACTGGATCGACGAAGGACTGATGGCGCTTTTCTTCTTCGTGATCGGCCTCGAGGTGAGGCGCGAGCTGTCGGTCGGCGAGCTGACCGACCGCCACCGCGTGACGATCCCGGTGATCGCGGGCGTCGGCGGCATGCTGCTGCCGGCCCTGCTCTACGCATTGCTCAACCACGGCACCGAAGCCGGTGGCGGCTGGGGCATCGTGATCGCCACTGACACGGCCTTCCTGCTGGGTGCGCTGGCGATCGTCGGGCCCCATTTCTCCACCCAGCTCCGGATCTTCCTGCTCACCCTGGCGATCGTCGACGACATCGTCGCGATCTCGGTGATCGGGATCTTCTATTCGGACTCGCTCGACTTCGTCGCCCTCGGCATCGCCGTGGTCTGCCTGGCGATGTTCCCGGTCCTGCCGCGCATGAGGATCTACCAGGGCTGGGCCTACGCTCTGCTCGGCTTCGCCCTCTGGATCGCGGCGTATGAGTCCGGACTGCACCCCACCCTCGCCGGAATGCTGGCCGGCCTGCTGGTGATCGCCTACCAGCCGAGCCGCAAGAAGGTCGAAGAGGCGGCGGTCACCGCCCGCGCCTTCCGTCAGTCGCCGTTACCCGAGGTAGCGCGTTCGGCCCAGCGCAGCGTCGACCAGGCGGTGTCACCCAACGAACGCCTGCAGACGGCGCTCCACCCGATCACCAGTTACCTGATCGTGCCGCTGTTCGCTCTGGCGAATGCCGGAGTCGATCTCGGCGACGGTGTACTCGGTGAAGCCCTCAGGTCGCCCCTCACCTGGGGCATCGTGCTCGGCCTGGTGGTCGGCAAGACGATCGGCATCAGCGTCGGCGCACTCGGCTCCCTCCGGCTCGGCCTCGGCGCGCTGCCCCAGGGGGTCGGCCGGGGCCAGGTGATCGGCGGCGCGACGCTTTCCGGCATCGGCTTCACGGTCTCCCTGCTGATCGCGCAACTGGCCTTCGATGACCAGCAGTTGCAGAGCGAAGCGAAAGTCGGCGTCCTGATCGCCGCCGTGCTCGCGGTGGGCCTCAGCTGGGTCATTTTCAAGGTGGCCGCCGTGGTCTTCGGCCAGACCAGCGCCAGCCTGCCGCGCAAGCTGTCATTACCAGTCGATTCCGGCCGTGACCACATTCGCGGCAAAAAGGATGCGCCGATGACCCTGGTCGAGTACGGCGACTTCGAGTGTGAGTTCTGCGGACGTGCGACCGGCATGGTCAAGGAGCTGCGCGCCGATCTCGGCGATGAGCTGCGGTACGTGTTCCGGCATCTCACCCTGATCGACGTGCATCCACACGCAGAACTCGCGGCCGAGGCCGCGGAGGCCGCCGGCAACCAGGACCGGTTCTGGGAAATGCACGACCTGCTCTTCGCACATCAAGGCGACCTCGACATCGAAGACCTGATCGGCTACGCCGGCCACCTCGACCTGGATGTCGACCGGTTCGTCGAAGAAGTCGAGCAGAGCATCAACTCGAAACGCATCCAGCAGGACGTGGCCAGCGCCGACGCGAGTGGAGCTCACGGCACGCCGACCTTCTTCATCGGCGGCATGCGTCACGTCGGGCCCTACGATGCCCGCTCACTCGCCGACGAGTTGCGTGCGGCCCACTCCGACGTTCCAATGGACTAGCCCGCAGCAAGACATCCGGGCAGGCAGGGTTCGGTACGGCTCCGGCCACCGCGCCGATGGTGGTCGACCTGTGCGATGCCGGATTCACCGGCTACGAGTTCCCGTTCGAAGCCATGGCGGTGCGAACCGGCGTGGCGATCAACGCCCTGGTGCTGGTGGCCGAAAGAGCCGGCGAATGCAACCTCAGGTTCGACGCCAGCGCCGGCCAGGAATACAAGATCCAGGTCGACTACCGGGACGATCAGGGCAATTTCAACTTCCGCCTGCGCCAGATGGTGCCGCCCACGAACGACATGTTCGCTTCACCCAAGGTGGTCGGGCCGGCGCTGCCGATCAGCCTCAACACGACCAACGTCGACTCAACCTGGGAAGTCAATGAGAACGCCGTCCTGGGCGGTCCCAGCAGTTCCCGGTCCGTCTGGTACTCCTGGACCCCGGCAGCAACCGGCCGGGCGAGGCTCGACGTCTGCACCTGGACGAAGGTCTCCGGTCCCGGGAACAAATCGATTGTGGTCTACACGGGGAACTCCCTGCCCGCTGTGGTTCCGGTCGCCACGGCCACGAGCAACTGTCAGCTCGATTTCCCCACGACCGCCGGGGTCACGAACCGGATCGTCGTCAGCGGGGCGATTATCGGGGAATTCGACTTCACGCTCAAGATCAAGAATGCGCCACCCCCTGCGAACGACAACTTCGCCAATGCAATTGCAGTGGGACCCGGCCTGCCGGTCTCGCTTCCGGGTGAAAACGAGTTCGCGACCGTCGAAACAGGGGAGCCGGACCACAACGACTTCGGTTCGCCCGCGCATTCAGCCTGGTACAAGTGGACCGCCTCCCAAAGCGGCCGGGTGAGGATCAAGACTTGCGGCAAAGCCTTCGATGCCCGGCTCGGGGTGTACACGGGGGCAGCCGTCAATGCCCTGACCCCGGTTGGTGAGCCACCGCCTTATGGCCCGTATTGCAGCGTCACCCTTGACGCGGTCGCGGGCACTACCTACCGGATCGCAGCAGCCGGAGGCCCCCAGGACGACGCGTCGGGTGCTTTTCTACTGGACATCCACGTCCTCCGTGTACCGGCCAACGACGACCTGGCCGATGCCCAGACGTTCAGCGCCCAGCTTCCCGCGACCCTTGCCGGCAGCACCATCGATGCCACGAAGGAAGACAGCGAGCCATCACACTCGCTCGAGTACGGAAGTGACCAATCCCCCTCGGTCTGGTTCCGGTGGACAGCGCCGACGAATAACGCGATCATTTTCTCGGCCTGCTCGAACACGGAGCCGACCAGGCTCGCCGTCTACTCGGGTGCTGCGTACGGCGATCTGACCAAGCTGGCTGCGGCGGACGAGGGCTGCGCCTCAGGGACGAAGGGCGGCCGACTCGCCGTCGCACCAGTGGAAGGTCAGACCTACTTGATCGTCGTGGCAGCGGTCGACCGTGATTTCGAATCCGACTTCACGCTCTCGTCAAAGGGCCCGACCGTGACGAAACCACCGGTGATCATCGACCCGAAACCGACAAAGTTCAGCCTGAAAAAGGCAATCAAGAAGTGCAAGAAGATCAAGTCGAAGAAGAAGCGGACCAAATGCATCAGGCGTGCCAAAAAGAAGGCCGCAATCATCAAATGCAAGAAGCTGACTAACTCTGGCAAGCGCACCAAGTGC
This genomic window from Thermoleophilia bacterium contains:
- a CDS encoding SMP-30/gluconolactonase/LRE family protein, whose amino-acid sequence is MRRTLASTTVLFSALFAFFAASAAAEIPLCDGTYSQKTLYTDQGVLESVIVGNAGRLYFAGTPSGVATGSGQLLKIQKPGDTPIPLVDGPPGPGGLAWSGRKLLWGYGNSVANGSTGDTDPKAGLYSVNPVNGKKTVVADDLGMANGITRARNGTIFASNDLGTKLDRIKDGTTTNGWATLAGANGLTISRGGKYLYANQTFLAPSRISRIEIADPSNIITYAMSPDPGTVILDGLTRDNEGSLYAAAWGAGQVWKIDSKKRICVVASGLKQPSNLAFGAGKKGFQAGNLYVVGFGGEIVKVSGAIGATFPG
- the purS gene encoding phosphoribosylformylglycinamidine synthase subunit PurS is translated as MISARVLIRPKEGILDAQGKAVESALPALGFDGIEHVRVGRIVELKAENADRLEELCEKLLANPLIEDYEIEVL
- the purQ gene encoding phosphoribosylformylglycinamidine synthase subunit PurQ, giving the protein MIWGVLQFPGSCDERDAQNACELAGAETRLVWHEETDLSGIDGIVVPGGFSYGDYLRVGAIARFAPAMNAVADFAAAGGPVLGICNGFQVLCESGLLPGALLTNESTRFICRQGDLVVGDADSPFLSGMSPGETLSIPFKHQTGRYFAPPEMLEQIEANDQVAFRYAEGQNPNGSLNDIAGVVNEAGNVIGLMPHPEHAVDALTGSTDGLKLFRGPARVEA
- the nhaA gene encoding Na+/H+ antiporter NhaA, which translates into the protein MKTRKTTTDTTETRRDLAAQAARPLRNYLVTETGSAGLLLAAAVIALVWVNSPFSDSYNSLWDTVLAINLGDWSISLDLRDWIDEGLMALFFFVIGLEVRRELSVGELTDRHRVTIPVIAGVGGMLLPALLYALLNHGTEAGGGWGIVIATDTAFLLGALAIVGPHFSTQLRIFLLTLAIVDDIVAISVIGIFYSDSLDFVALGIAVVCLAMFPVLPRMRIYQGWAYALLGFALWIAAYESGLHPTLAGMLAGLLVIAYQPSRKKVEEAAVTARAFRQSPLPEVARSAQRSVDQAVSPNERLQTALHPITSYLIVPLFALANAGVDLGDGVLGEALRSPLTWGIVLGLVVGKTIGISVGALGSLRLGLGALPQGVGRGQVIGGATLSGIGFTVSLLIAQLAFDDQQLQSEAKVGVLIAAVLAVGLSWVIFKVAAVVFGQTSASLPRKLSLPVDSGRDHIRGKKDAPMTLVEYGDFECEFCGRATGMVKELRADLGDELRYVFRHLTLIDVHPHAELAAEAAEAAGNQDRFWEMHDLLFAHQGDLDIEDLIGYAGHLDLDVDRFVEEVEQSINSKRIQQDVASADASGAHGTPTFFIGGMRHVGPYDARSLADELRAAHSDVPMD
- a CDS encoding glutathione S-transferase N-terminal domain-containing protein; its protein translation is MILYTCGQKTHAPGALHPCAKAGNALDAAGYDYEIKTTAGYRLLPWTWKARDEGRKEVEKLSGTKEVPILVLDDGEVISDSSAIAKWAKEHPAPIT
- the purE gene encoding 5-(carboxyamino)imidazole ribonucleotide mutase; amino-acid sequence: MGSKNDKPTMQPAGAALEDAGIRYEVRVMSAHRDPKLVTDYCTNARMRGLKVIIAGAGMSAALPGVAAAHTDLPVIGVPILGKSLGGLDALLSAVQMPPGIPVACVAIDGAKNAGVLAARILNI
- the purL gene encoding phosphoribosylformylglycinamidine synthase subunit PurL, giving the protein MAKHRELGLTDAEFDLILEKMGREPNGVELAMFSLLWSEHCAYKHSKKLLGKLPTDGPRVVMGPGENAGAVDIGSGWSIAFKVESHNHPSAVEPFQGAATGVGGILRDVIALGARPIAILDSLRFGELDSERTRYLVDGVVRGIGHYGNSMGIPTVGGEIYFEAPYEQNCLVNAMCVGIARTDEMVRAAAEGTGNQVVLFGSKTGRDGIGGASVLASAEFGEDDEGKRPTVQIGDPFEESKVLECCQELLAADLLVSLQDLGAAGLTSSAGEMASAGGTGIDIDVGKVPLREADMEPFEIMVSESQERMLAVVEPGKVEEVLALCTKWQTDSAVIGEVTDTGSFRILKNGETVGDIAVEDLVDGCPLYDLEPDEPAEWIYPNYVTLREGADASEITLSLLGSSSIASKRWAYDQYDSVVGSRTVHRAGAADAAVLNIPESDRAIAIAIDGNGRRVACSPRLGTIEATLECAANLACVGAEPLGVTNCLNFGNPEKPTVAWQLSQSIDGLADACRALELPVVGGNVSLYNETPTGPIYPTPVIGMVGELPDPETCAGEPWRDGDWIALAGPFNPSLAGSELEKARGQLGKGLPEVEIEPARAAIELIRESVRAGTIRTVTDVSDGGVATVLSELALGSGVGCKVTLDPVIVQRDCSEEDALFGEGSGGFILAGDRQSIELLGGQGVQIEMLGRAQGNEIRIQAGDTAVDILVAEAKASFESLAHRIEL
- a CDS encoding phosphoribosylaminoimidazolesuccinocarboxamide synthase, giving the protein MLKSIEDLKLHSSGKVREIYEIEDDLLLVASDRISIYDVIMPTRIPDKGKVLTQMSNFWFENTVAIVPNHFISNDVPEEVEGRAVRVRKLVMYPIECVVRGYLSGSGWNEYQESGAVCGVGLPEGLRESDKLPRPIFTPATKAELGDHDENIDFERAAEIVGDRALMEELRRVAIEIYEFGANHAARSGIILADTKFEFGSHAGAEIVLGDEVLTPDSSRYWPADLYEPGKTQPSFDKQFVRDWANATGWDHSPPAPELPDDVVTQTRDKYREAYERITGKTL
- a CDS encoding adenylosuccinate lyase, whose product is MIERYTRPAMGEVWTSKSKMDGWLAVELAATDAWAAEGFVPAEAAAVCRKKAEFTVEAVNEREATTNHDVAAFIDVVAASIGEEGRWIHYGLTSSDVLDTALATQLTRAGVILIEGATAYRDNLVKLALEHRDTLCVGRTHGVHAEPTTFGLRMAGFAFEADRNLARLKSAAAQVAMGKLSGAVGTYASVPPTIERRVMETLGLQREEIATQVIPRDRHAELLSAIALAGAGIERFATEIRHLQRTEVREAEEPFASGEQKGSSAMPHKRNPIRTERLTGLARLLRGYAQTGLENVALWHERDISHSGAERVILPDATITLDYMHHVVNQVTSGLVVHVDRLRSNLELTHGALFSQRALTALVEGGMSRDDAYRMVQSAAHEAFDNGVPFRTLIGAAAPQLDLDVIFDYDAYLTHLPEVFERLEAIR